From Epinephelus lanceolatus isolate andai-2023 chromosome 5, ASM4190304v1, whole genome shotgun sequence, the proteins below share one genomic window:
- the aagab gene encoding alpha- and gamma-adaptin-binding protein p34 isoform X1, with the protein MSATEEDTEVTIPCVVITSSDSGFQEEELIKQILSSKTLPEPIKREETVVWYPWTINNKYYTADVRLCVVPSTFQMSSEIAQSMQAFIAYFDSTVKDGLEKLQPWISVVEDLAPEVLILVCDRVCENGVTRHAAQQWCLSHAFELVELNPQELPDEDDDFPESTGVKRIVQALNANVWSSVEMKDGHNQGFGLMSSLVAARHNNPHSSPQEPPQSSSLPVEGSLVTEDANHTESSANTDTQQDTVVDAMTDLDIQELANLTAGDADVDNFERLFTKLKEMKDKASSLPHEQRKVHAEKVAKAFWMAIGGDDDEIDGISSGEES; encoded by the exons AGATCCTCAGTTCAAAGACTTTACCCGAGCCGATCAAGCGAGAAGAAACAGTAGTCTGGTATCCATGGACAATCAACAACAAATACTACACAGCGGATGTCAGGCTATGTGTTGTACCAAGCACTTTTCAAATGTCATCGGAGATTGCCCAGTCCATGCAGGCTTTCATCGCTTATTTTGACAGTACAGTG AAGGATGGTCTGGAGAAGCTACAACCTTGGATATCAGTGGTGGAAGATCTTGCTCCAGAGGTGCTCATTCTGGTGTGTGACAGAGTCTGCGAGAATG GGGTGACTAGACATGCTGCACAACAGTGGTGTTTGTCTCATGCCTTTGAGCTGGTGGAGCTCAATCCACAAGAGCTGCCAGATGAGGATG ATGACTTTCCAGAATCCACCGGAGTAAAGAGAATTGTCCAGGCTCTCAATGCCAACGTGTGGTCCAGTGTGGAGATGAAGGACG GCCACAATCAgggctttggtctgatgagtagTTTGGTGGCTGCCAGACACAACAACCCACACAGCTCTCCACAAGAGCCACCG CAGTCTTCCAGCTTGCCAGTAGAGGGCTCACTTGTTACTGAGGATGCTAACCATACAGAAAGCAGtgccaacacagacacacagcaggacacagtagtTG ATGCAATGACTGATTTGGACATTCAGGAACTTGCTAATCTCACAGCTGGAGATGCAGATGTGGATAACTTTGAACGTCTCTTTACCAAATTGAAAGAGATGAAAG ATAAAGCTTCTTCATTGCCTCACGAGCAGAGAAAGGTTCATGCAGAGAAG GTAGCAAAAGCGTTTTGGATGGCCAtcggtggtgatgatgatgagataGACGGGATATCATCGGGTGAGGAGAGCTAA
- the aagab gene encoding alpha- and gamma-adaptin-binding protein p34 isoform X2 has translation MSATEEDTEVTIPCVVITSSDSGFQEEELIKQILSSKTLPEPIKREETVVWYPWTINNKYYTADVRLCVVPSTFQMSSEIAQSMQAFIAYFDSTVKDGLEKLQPWISVVEDLAPEVLILVCDRVCENGVTRHAAQQWCLSHAFELVELNPQELPDEDDDFPESTGVKRIVQALNANVWSSVEMKDGHNQGFGLMSSLVAARHNNPHSSPQEPPSSSLPVEGSLVTEDANHTESSANTDTQQDTVVDAMTDLDIQELANLTAGDADVDNFERLFTKLKEMKDKASSLPHEQRKVHAEKVAKAFWMAIGGDDDEIDGISSGEES, from the exons AGATCCTCAGTTCAAAGACTTTACCCGAGCCGATCAAGCGAGAAGAAACAGTAGTCTGGTATCCATGGACAATCAACAACAAATACTACACAGCGGATGTCAGGCTATGTGTTGTACCAAGCACTTTTCAAATGTCATCGGAGATTGCCCAGTCCATGCAGGCTTTCATCGCTTATTTTGACAGTACAGTG AAGGATGGTCTGGAGAAGCTACAACCTTGGATATCAGTGGTGGAAGATCTTGCTCCAGAGGTGCTCATTCTGGTGTGTGACAGAGTCTGCGAGAATG GGGTGACTAGACATGCTGCACAACAGTGGTGTTTGTCTCATGCCTTTGAGCTGGTGGAGCTCAATCCACAAGAGCTGCCAGATGAGGATG ATGACTTTCCAGAATCCACCGGAGTAAAGAGAATTGTCCAGGCTCTCAATGCCAACGTGTGGTCCAGTGTGGAGATGAAGGACG GCCACAATCAgggctttggtctgatgagtagTTTGGTGGCTGCCAGACACAACAACCCACACAGCTCTCCACAAGAGCCACCG TCTTCCAGCTTGCCAGTAGAGGGCTCACTTGTTACTGAGGATGCTAACCATACAGAAAGCAGtgccaacacagacacacagcaggacacagtagtTG ATGCAATGACTGATTTGGACATTCAGGAACTTGCTAATCTCACAGCTGGAGATGCAGATGTGGATAACTTTGAACGTCTCTTTACCAAATTGAAAGAGATGAAAG ATAAAGCTTCTTCATTGCCTCACGAGCAGAGAAAGGTTCATGCAGAGAAG GTAGCAAAAGCGTTTTGGATGGCCAtcggtggtgatgatgatgagataGACGGGATATCATCGGGTGAGGAGAGCTAA